In Streptomyces sp. NBC_00878, a single window of DNA contains:
- the ybaK gene encoding Cys-tRNA(Pro) deacylase, translating into MAKKSKKQQSGGTPATVALTAAGVEFTVHAYEHDPSHPSYGEEAAEAMGVSPDRVFKTLVADVDGTLTVAVVPVAGSLDLKALAAAVGGKRAAMADPALAERTTGYVRGGISPLGQRKRLTTVVDASADAHATICVSAGRRGLEVELAPKDLAKLTGAVLAPVGRA; encoded by the coding sequence ATGGCGAAGAAGTCGAAGAAGCAGCAGTCGGGCGGGACGCCTGCGACCGTGGCGCTCACCGCGGCGGGCGTCGAGTTCACGGTCCACGCCTACGAGCACGATCCGTCGCATCCCTCGTACGGCGAGGAGGCGGCCGAGGCGATGGGCGTCTCTCCGGACCGGGTCTTCAAGACCCTGGTGGCGGACGTCGACGGCACGCTGACGGTCGCCGTGGTCCCGGTGGCGGGCTCACTGGACCTGAAGGCGCTCGCTGCGGCGGTCGGCGGCAAGCGCGCGGCGATGGCGGATCCCGCTCTGGCGGAGCGCACCACGGGTTACGTCCGTGGCGGAATCTCGCCACTCGGCCAGCGCAAACGGCTCACCACAGTGGTGGACGCCTCGGCCGACGCCCACGCCACGATCTGTGTCTCGGCGGGCCGCCGCGGCCTGGAGGTGGAGCTGGCCCCGAAGGACCTGGCGAAGCTGACCGGAGCGGTTCTGGCGCCCGTCGGGCGTGCGTGA
- a CDS encoding ABC transporter permease yields MSVVPAEVLPGAARANGNSVVDAEDGTRAAAGLGPRARLWPALAAVYRAQLSRARVARIPLLFVATFQSIGIMVLMRGVVDGGGEARSVVAGSSVLVVAFVALNLLAQYFGQLRASGGLDHYATLPVPPAAVVLGAAAAYASFTVPGTFVTAVVGCVLFGLPLTHLWILIAVIPLAGAALAGLGAALGLLAPRPELATLLGQLGMSAALLLGVLPPDRLPTVVQYARDLLPSTYGVEAFELTFAADPDWGVVLIDLAVCAGVGVASLAVATWAYRRAAVR; encoded by the coding sequence GTGAGTGTCGTACCCGCCGAGGTCCTGCCCGGCGCAGCCCGCGCGAACGGGAACTCGGTTGTGGACGCCGAGGACGGAACCCGTGCCGCGGCCGGACTCGGGCCGCGCGCGAGGCTGTGGCCGGCGCTGGCCGCCGTCTACCGGGCGCAGCTCTCCCGGGCCCGGGTGGCCAGGATCCCGCTGCTGTTCGTGGCGACCTTCCAGTCCATCGGGATCATGGTCCTGATGCGCGGGGTCGTGGACGGCGGCGGCGAGGCGCGCTCCGTGGTGGCCGGCTCGTCGGTCCTCGTGGTCGCGTTCGTGGCGCTCAACCTGCTCGCCCAGTACTTCGGCCAGCTGCGCGCCAGCGGCGGCCTCGACCACTACGCGACGCTGCCCGTGCCGCCCGCCGCCGTCGTGCTGGGCGCCGCCGCCGCGTACGCCTCCTTCACCGTGCCCGGGACCTTCGTCACCGCCGTGGTCGGCTGCGTGCTCTTCGGGCTGCCGCTCACGCACCTGTGGATCCTCATCGCCGTCATCCCGCTCGCGGGCGCGGCGCTCGCCGGACTCGGAGCGGCGCTCGGACTGCTCGCCCCGCGGCCCGAACTGGCCACGCTGCTCGGTCAGTTGGGCATGTCCGCCGCTCTGCTGCTCGGGGTGCTGCCGCCGGACCGGCTGCCGACGGTCGTCCAGTACGCGCGTGACCTGCTGCCTTCCACGTACGGCGTCGAGGCCTTCGAGCTGACCTTCGCGGCGGACCCGGACTGGGGTGTCGTCCTGATCGACCTCGCCGTGTGCGCGGGCGTCGGTGTCGCCTCGCTGGCCGTCGCCACCTGGGCCTACCGTCGGGCTGCCGTCCGGTGA
- a CDS encoding AAA family ATPase, with the protein MTAPLTPPPPPNHQPPHHAWQAPPPGYALGHQEDGPGMKTELREAAVITVATALGGVLLGLLWCWLAPRVPLFSDGSAVYPRDLEGEQSIGVDGTFTLLALGFGLVTAVVVFLVRRRGGIPLIVALTVGGILASLIAWRLGIWLGPTEDVVAHAKEAGKGVTFDAPLVLNAKGALLAWSFSALLVHLGLTALFAPRDPDPYDQPQLPDGNPQS; encoded by the coding sequence GTGACCGCACCGCTGACTCCGCCACCTCCGCCGAATCACCAGCCTCCGCACCATGCCTGGCAGGCGCCGCCCCCCGGGTACGCGCTCGGTCATCAGGAGGACGGTCCCGGGATGAAGACCGAACTGCGAGAGGCCGCCGTCATCACGGTCGCGACCGCGCTCGGCGGGGTACTGCTCGGACTGCTGTGGTGCTGGCTGGCACCGCGTGTGCCGCTGTTCTCGGACGGCTCGGCGGTCTATCCCCGGGACCTGGAGGGGGAGCAGTCCATCGGAGTGGACGGCACCTTCACCCTGCTCGCGCTCGGCTTCGGCCTGGTCACCGCGGTGGTTGTCTTCCTCGTACGGCGTCGTGGCGGCATCCCGCTGATCGTCGCGCTCACCGTCGGCGGCATCCTCGCCTCGCTGATCGCCTGGCGCCTCGGCATCTGGCTCGGCCCCACCGAGGACGTGGTCGCCCACGCCAAGGAGGCGGGCAAGGGTGTCACCTTCGACGCCCCGCTGGTGCTCAACGCCAAGGGCGCCCTGCTCGCCTGGTCCTTCTCGGCCCTCCTGGTCCACCTGGGCCTGACGGCCCTGTTCGCCCCGAGGGACCCGGACCCGTACGACCAGCCCCAGCTTCCCGATGGCAACCCGCAGTCCTGA